Proteins encoded together in one Bactrocera neohumeralis isolate Rockhampton unplaced genomic scaffold, APGP_CSIRO_Bneo_wtdbg2-racon-allhic-juicebox.fasta_v2 cluster11, whole genome shotgun sequence window:
- the LOC126766213 gene encoding uncharacterized protein LOC126766213, which produces MNSEVAPPAKRKRQQPNKKWKESEVHSIIEFLMEEAEFEAPTAQLFYKRFLHNSQLDVSRDLVRWKVRHLKAQYRKANDWLASAGAGLQDEADGRTIEAKIAKLCPYYDQLRGITQRPRNRYWLKATFLRLS; this is translated from the exons ATGAATAGCGAAGTTGCGCCCCCAGCGAAGAGGAAAAGGCAGCAGCCAAACAAGAAGTGGAAGGAGAGTGAGGTGCACTCTATAATAGAGTTTTTAATGGAAGAGGCGGAATTTGAG GCTCCAACTgcgcaattgttttataaacGATTTTTACATAACTCGCAGTTGGATGTCTCAAGGGATCTGGTGCGGTGGAAGGTCCGACATTTGAAGGCGCAATACCGTAAAGCCAATGACTGGCTCGCGTCAGCGGGTGCAGGACTACAAGATGAAGCTGACGGCAGAACCATCGAAG caaaaattgctaaattgTGTCCATACTACGACCAGCTAAGGGGAATAACACAACGGCCACGCAACCGTTACTGGTTGAAAGCAACCTTCCTTCGCCTCAGTTAA